A genome region from Labilibaculum antarcticum includes the following:
- a CDS encoding SGNH/GDSL hydrolase family protein encodes MKYFLALVLSISLFVSCNNLPKQITIKPTSEALNYMGRTVWAIDSSVAELCWSGASVSLNFEGENLKATLKNSERDNYYNVIIDGVADTILHIDTLRKEYVLAKNLQKGKHNIQLFRRTEWTFGKTQFYGFKIEGNAKLLPADSKKKRSIEFYGNSITAGHGVDDPTDQDRWDSIYSNNYHTYASVAARHFDAQYSCIARGGIGIMVSWFNQIMPELYYRHDPTDSNSKWDFKSNPVDVVVVNLFQNDSWIVNYQEHEEYKRRFTNNTPDKKYIIKAYANFISKIRGHYPNANIVCMLGNMDVTQEGSLWPEYVEEAITTLKDDKISSFFMPYKNSEGHPKIADQKLMGEALIQHIEETIGW; translated from the coding sequence ATGAAGTATTTCTTAGCTCTGGTTCTCTCCATTTCACTTTTTGTTTCCTGCAACAATCTTCCAAAACAAATTACTATTAAGCCAACTTCCGAGGCATTAAATTATATGGGACGAACCGTATGGGCTATCGATTCATCGGTGGCAGAATTATGCTGGTCGGGAGCTTCTGTTTCCCTAAACTTCGAAGGAGAAAATCTAAAAGCAACGCTTAAGAATAGCGAGCGTGACAATTACTACAATGTAATTATTGACGGTGTGGCAGACACAATTTTGCACATCGACACTCTAAGAAAGGAATATGTTTTAGCCAAAAACCTACAGAAAGGAAAACACAACATTCAACTATTTAGAAGAACCGAATGGACCTTTGGTAAAACTCAATTTTATGGATTTAAGATAGAAGGCAATGCAAAATTGCTTCCTGCAGATTCAAAAAAGAAACGAAGCATTGAATTTTATGGCAATTCAATAACTGCTGGTCACGGAGTCGACGATCCAACAGATCAAGATCGTTGGGACAGCATCTACTCAAACAATTACCACACCTACGCTTCAGTTGCAGCACGACATTTTGATGCTCAGTATTCATGTATTGCGAGAGGTGGGATTGGAATCATGGTGAGTTGGTTCAACCAAATTATGCCCGAATTATATTATCGTCACGATCCAACAGATAGTAATTCCAAGTGGGATTTTAAATCAAATCCTGTTGATGTGGTCGTTGTTAACTTGTTTCAAAACGATTCATGGATTGTAAATTACCAAGAACATGAAGAATACAAAAGAAGATTTACCAACAACACACCAGACAAAAAATACATTATTAAAGCATACGCCAATTTCATAAGCAAAATTAGAGGACATTATCCAAATGCTAATATTGTTTGTATGCTAGGCAATATGGATGTAACTCAAGAAGGTTCTCTGTGGCCTGAATATGTAGAAGAAGCCATTACAACTTTAAAGGATGATAAAATATCAAGCTTTTTTATGCCGTACAAAAATAGCGAAGGCCATCCTAAAATAGCAGATCAAAAACTTATGGGCGAAGCACTAATTCAACACATAGAAGAAACTATTGGTTGGTAA
- a CDS encoding T9SS type A sorting domain-containing protein, with amino-acid sequence MNKIYTLCTLLIVFACNGSNAQNKITVDPSMQRYLGDVSELDRAKYFNSHTTWGDKDISDAEYEQYTGELNAGFGRCFWGPFSVAKNKASGVVGVYPEDEASIISQGNGQIAYTQSQSNWWRHSNRQIITEHPANVARWSVDADKAADWSAQYFKYFFTDEDRPLWFEPMNEPFVHAGDADFSAEQPDDQKMRVRMAEWFGAIGKKFDETAGLEKVSVIGYSSAWPSVELWDFGHWDTRMKMFMDVAGEHMDAFATHLYDGINVAGADSKRSGSNSEAILDLIETYSFAKWGVVKPHAITEFGGIEKGYGDAYSDVKSVQSIKSINHILFNLLDRENNMMIAIPFIGSKATWHITKANNYQPYGSVLWRPKNLGVPLSSTTEWVFTPRVHFFELWQDVRGKRVFVGSNNPDIQTQAFVNEDKMYLALSNLDEKDATVDLATFEELNDLSSVRIKSLKIWDNQDPLYSDKTQNTAPSSLKLNADETVVIEYTFSKNIVFDNAIHTTKYYTSEHLKSISGALKFHFNDVDAGENGGTASLRMSIGRKHNRSKTPSIKVNGNNVTVPTNWAGYDQANRDDFFGMIEIPVPIEYLKADNEVSIQFPDSDGRVSSVILQVNLHDNRLAVGITDAKEYGITVYPTLVTEGWMKVLMAENTFETIELVSMNGKVVKSENINRGQSEIHISDMPTSKGMYIMRLTGENDVYTQKVIVN; translated from the coding sequence ATGAATAAAATTTATACTCTTTGTACTCTCTTAATCGTATTTGCTTGTAATGGTTCAAATGCTCAAAATAAAATTACGGTGGATCCATCCATGCAACGTTATCTTGGCGATGTCTCAGAATTGGATAGAGCCAAATATTTTAATTCGCATACCACTTGGGGCGATAAAGATATTTCTGATGCTGAATATGAGCAGTATACCGGAGAGTTAAATGCTGGTTTTGGTCGTTGTTTTTGGGGACCATTTTCTGTGGCCAAAAATAAAGCAAGTGGAGTGGTTGGAGTTTATCCTGAAGACGAAGCTTCTATTATAAGTCAAGGAAATGGTCAAATAGCCTATACCCAATCACAATCTAACTGGTGGCGTCATTCAAATAGGCAGATTATTACGGAACATCCGGCCAACGTAGCACGTTGGAGCGTGGATGCAGATAAAGCAGCAGACTGGTCTGCACAATACTTCAAGTATTTTTTTACTGATGAGGATCGACCATTGTGGTTTGAGCCTATGAATGAACCTTTTGTGCATGCGGGCGATGCCGATTTTAGTGCTGAGCAACCCGATGATCAGAAGATGAGAGTTCGTATGGCAGAATGGTTTGGTGCGATTGGAAAGAAATTTGATGAAACAGCAGGATTGGAAAAAGTAAGCGTGATTGGCTATTCGAGTGCATGGCCTTCTGTTGAGTTGTGGGATTTTGGTCACTGGGACACACGCATGAAGATGTTTATGGATGTTGCAGGTGAGCATATGGATGCTTTTGCAACTCACTTATACGATGGAATTAATGTTGCCGGAGCAGATTCAAAACGATCAGGTTCCAATTCCGAAGCAATTTTAGATTTAATTGAGACCTATAGCTTTGCAAAATGGGGTGTTGTAAAACCTCATGCCATTACTGAGTTTGGAGGCATTGAAAAAGGCTATGGTGATGCTTATAGCGATGTGAAAAGCGTACAGTCGATAAAATCCATAAATCACATCTTATTCAACCTGTTGGATCGGGAAAATAATATGATGATTGCAATTCCTTTTATTGGATCGAAAGCAACCTGGCACATAACTAAGGCCAACAATTATCAACCTTATGGATCGGTACTTTGGCGTCCTAAAAATTTAGGGGTTCCCTTGTCGAGCACTACAGAGTGGGTTTTTACACCACGTGTGCACTTTTTTGAGTTGTGGCAGGATGTAAGAGGAAAAAGGGTTTTTGTTGGTTCGAACAATCCGGATATTCAAACTCAGGCATTTGTGAATGAAGATAAAATGTATTTGGCTCTAAGTAATCTGGATGAGAAGGATGCTACTGTTGATTTGGCAACTTTTGAAGAACTAAATGATTTATCGAGTGTGCGAATTAAAAGTTTAAAGATTTGGGACAATCAAGATCCGCTTTATTCCGATAAAACTCAAAATACAGCGCCAAGCAGTCTCAAACTAAATGCAGACGAGACAGTGGTGATAGAATATACATTTTCTAAAAATATTGTATTCGATAATGCAATTCATACAACAAAATACTATACAAGTGAACACTTGAAATCAATTTCTGGAGCTCTTAAATTTCATTTTAATGATGTTGATGCAGGTGAAAATGGAGGAACAGCAAGTTTACGTATGTCCATTGGCCGAAAGCACAACCGTTCCAAAACGCCAAGCATTAAAGTAAACGGCAACAATGTAACGGTTCCAACCAATTGGGCAGGATACGATCAGGCCAACCGCGATGATTTCTTTGGAATGATTGAGATTCCGGTGCCGATTGAATATTTAAAAGCGGATAATGAGGTATCCATTCAGTTTCCTGATTCCGATGGTCGGGTTAGCTCGGTAATTTTGCAGGTGAATTTGCACGATAACAGATTGGCTGTAGGCATTACAGATGCAAAAGAATATGGCATTACGGTGTATCCAACTTTAGTAACAGAAGGATGGATGAAGGTGTTGATGGCAGAAAATACTTTTGAAACTATCGAATTGGTTTCAATGAACGGGAAAGTGGTTAAATCAGAAAATATAAACAGAGGACAATCGGAAATTCATATTTCTGATATGCCAACCAGTAAAGGGATGTACATTATGAGATTAACAGGTGAAAATGATGTTTATACCCAAAAAGTAATTGTTAATTAG